One region of Culex pipiens pallens isolate TS chromosome 2, TS_CPP_V2, whole genome shotgun sequence genomic DNA includes:
- the LOC120424415 gene encoding histidine decarboxylase isoform X2, which translates to MDFDEYRKRGKEMVDYIADYLENIRERRVLPDVKPGYMRTLLPESAPLEGEPWQTIIDDVERVIMPGVTHWQSPHMHAYFPALNSFPSMLGDMLADAINCLGFTWASSPACTELESIVMNWLGKMIGLPDDFLHIPGVSKGGGVIQTTASEATLVCLLAGRTQGIRRFHEHSPGQQDAEINARLVAYCSDQAHSSVEKAALIGLVRMRYIEADDGLCLRGRALEEAIEEDIKRGLIPFWVCATLGTTGACAFDNLVEVGDVCKKYKLWLHVDAAYAGSAFICPEFRVWLNGIAQADSIAFNPSKWLMVHFDCTAMWVKNSGALHRTFNVEPLYLQHENSGLAIDYMHWQIPLSKRFRALKLWFVLRSFGIKGLQKHIREGVRLAQKFEALVLADHRFEIPAARHLGMVVFRLRGENDLTEKLLKRLNHRGNMHAVPASLKGKYVIRFTVTSTYTNNEDILKDWNEIRLVTSELLQELDVKIADRSRVPLKDTREKNEAFGSSLLLANSPMSPKIVNGSFAAIFDADEFLAKVYAGIRISNQDSPAMRRRVRGILMSGKQFSLDSRMDLVVQGISPGEVKNGIESKAITEDCEEVWEGTKGSL; encoded by the exons GCAAAGAGATGGTCGACTACATCGCGGACTATCTGGAGAACATCCGCGAGCGGCGCGTCCTGCCCGACGTCAAGCCCGGTTATATGCGCACGCTGCTGCCCGAGTCGGCCCCCCTCGAGGGTGAACCCTGGCAGACGATCATCGACGACGTCGAGCGGGTCATCATGCCGGGCGTAACGCACTGGCAGAGTCCGCACATGCATGCCTACTTTCCGGCGCTCAACTCGTTCCCCTCCATGCTCGGGGACATGCTGGCCGATGCCATCAACTGTCTCGGATTCACGTGG GCCTCCTCCCCGGCCTGCACCGAGCTCGAGTCGATCGTGATGAACTGGCTGGGCAAGATGATCGGCCTGCCGGACGACTTCCTGCACATCCCGGGCGTCAGCAAGGGCGGCGGGGTGATCCAAACGACGGCCAGCGAAGCGACGCTGGTGTGTCTGCTGGCGGGCCGCACCCAGGGCATCCGGCGCTTTCACGAGCACAGCCCCGGCCAACAGGACGCGGAAATCAACGCCCGGCTGGTGGCGTACTGCTCCGACCAGGCCCACTCCAGCGTCGAGAAGGCCGCCCTAATCGGATTGGTCCGGATGAGGTACATCGAGGCGGACGACGGTCTCTGCCTGAGGGGACGCGCCCTGGAGGAGGCCATCGAGGAGGACATCAAGCGGGGGCTGATTCCGTTCTGG GTCTGTGCCACCCTCGGTACCACAGGTGCGTGCGCCTTCGACAACCTGGTTGAAGTGGGGGAcgtttgcaaaaaatacaagcTGTGGCTGCACGTGGACGCCGCCTACGCTGGAAGTGCGTTCATCTGCCCGGAGTTCCGGGTGTGGCTAAACGGGATCGCACAGGCGGACTCGATCGCGTTCAATCCGTCCAAATGGCTAATGGTCCACTTCGATTGTACCGCTATGTG GGTCAAAAACAGTGGAGCACTTCACAGAACGTTCAACGTGGAGCCACTCTATCTTCAGCACGAGAATTCTGGGTTGGCCATCGATTACATG CACTGGCAGATTCCGCTGAGCAAACGATTCCGCGCTCTGAAGCTATGGTTCGTACTGCGAAGCTTCGGCATCAAGGGACTTCAGAAGCACATCCGCGAGGGCGTCCGACTTGCACAGAAGTTCGAGGCTCTTGTACTGGCTGATCACCGGTTCGAAATCCCCGCAGCACGTCATCTGGGAATGGTCGTTTTCCGACTCCGCGGTGAAAATGACCTTACGGAGAAGCTGCTCAAGAGGTTGAACCACCGCGGGAACATGCACGCCGTTCCGGCTTCACTGAAGGGCAAGTACGTGATCCGGTTTACAGTGACTTCGACCTACACGAACAACGAGGACATCCTGAAGGACTGGAACGAGATCCGGCTGGTGACCAGCGAGCTTCTGCAGGAGTTGGACGTCAAGATCGCCGACAGGTCGCGCGTTCCGTTGAAAG ATACGCGCGAGAAGAACGAAGCGTTCGGGTCGAGCCTGCTGCTGGCCAACTCGCCCATGTCACCGAAGATCGTGAACGGCTCATTTGCGGCCATCTTCGACGCGGACGAGTTCCTGGCCAAGGTGTACGCCGGCATCAGGATTTCG AACCAGGACTCCCCGGCGATGCGACGCCGCGTGCGCGGGATCCTGATGTCCGGCAAGCAGTTCTCGCTCGACTCCCGGATGGACCTCGTCGTGCAGGGCATCAGCCCGGGCGAGGTCAAGAACGGGATCGAGTCCAAGGCCATCACCGAAGACTGCGAAGAGGTTTGGGAAGGTACGAAGGGAAG CTTGTGA
- the LOC120424415 gene encoding histidine decarboxylase isoform X1, with product MDFDEYRKRGKEMVDYIADYLENIRERRVLPDVKPGYMRTLLPESAPLEGEPWQTIIDDVERVIMPGVTHWQSPHMHAYFPALNSFPSMLGDMLADAINCLGFTWASSPACTELESIVMNWLGKMIGLPDDFLHIPGVSKGGGVIQTTASEATLVCLLAGRTQGIRRFHEHSPGQQDAEINARLVAYCSDQAHSSVEKAALIGLVRMRYIEADDGLCLRGRALEEAIEEDIKRGLIPFWVCATLGTTGACAFDNLVEVGDVCKKYKLWLHVDAAYAGSAFICPEFRVWLNGIAQADSIAFNPSKWLMVHFDCTAMWVKNSGALHRTFNVEPLYLQHENSGLAIDYMHWQIPLSKRFRALKLWFVLRSFGIKGLQKHIREGVRLAQKFEALVLADHRFEIPAARHLGMVVFRLRGENDLTEKLLKRLNHRGNMHAVPASLKGKYVIRFTVTSTYTNNEDILKDWNEIRLVTSELLQELDVKIADRSRVPLKDTREKNEAFGSSLLLANSPMSPKIVNGSFAAIFDADEFLAKVYAGIRISNQDSPAMRRRVRGILMSGKQFSLDSRMDLVVQGISPGEVKNGIESKAITEDCEEVWEACEQMEIVDQDVLLESLDAQFLLPIPLLSPCPPSLTPTPPSSPRHHHQQRQLRSHSVDAGIVHAQSKLLSRAAAVTFNSTSSNSSLLNLLLKPCSKSEPYFSSESLASTPPISPNSTAKVSYDSNLDSIDENLPVARFSQSPKRRCSDNSHLFSMARPNVFPEKRQSEPTIRYAFYNKSFDILCPRQQPAKVLSQNDLSKRPFRRQISTIDEIFVDDEHSAELQQRKLKLMAPKFKCCVSDEDGRCINYDPIYHNHEVDLSEDELLRQVLCFEENFVERCEQICPQQQEQDENENEEECMDDGGCVASNVESPRIVNNSGKGVCDDEIIYENARVCRKCGHYTVTL from the exons GCAAAGAGATGGTCGACTACATCGCGGACTATCTGGAGAACATCCGCGAGCGGCGCGTCCTGCCCGACGTCAAGCCCGGTTATATGCGCACGCTGCTGCCCGAGTCGGCCCCCCTCGAGGGTGAACCCTGGCAGACGATCATCGACGACGTCGAGCGGGTCATCATGCCGGGCGTAACGCACTGGCAGAGTCCGCACATGCATGCCTACTTTCCGGCGCTCAACTCGTTCCCCTCCATGCTCGGGGACATGCTGGCCGATGCCATCAACTGTCTCGGATTCACGTGG GCCTCCTCCCCGGCCTGCACCGAGCTCGAGTCGATCGTGATGAACTGGCTGGGCAAGATGATCGGCCTGCCGGACGACTTCCTGCACATCCCGGGCGTCAGCAAGGGCGGCGGGGTGATCCAAACGACGGCCAGCGAAGCGACGCTGGTGTGTCTGCTGGCGGGCCGCACCCAGGGCATCCGGCGCTTTCACGAGCACAGCCCCGGCCAACAGGACGCGGAAATCAACGCCCGGCTGGTGGCGTACTGCTCCGACCAGGCCCACTCCAGCGTCGAGAAGGCCGCCCTAATCGGATTGGTCCGGATGAGGTACATCGAGGCGGACGACGGTCTCTGCCTGAGGGGACGCGCCCTGGAGGAGGCCATCGAGGAGGACATCAAGCGGGGGCTGATTCCGTTCTGG GTCTGTGCCACCCTCGGTACCACAGGTGCGTGCGCCTTCGACAACCTGGTTGAAGTGGGGGAcgtttgcaaaaaatacaagcTGTGGCTGCACGTGGACGCCGCCTACGCTGGAAGTGCGTTCATCTGCCCGGAGTTCCGGGTGTGGCTAAACGGGATCGCACAGGCGGACTCGATCGCGTTCAATCCGTCCAAATGGCTAATGGTCCACTTCGATTGTACCGCTATGTG GGTCAAAAACAGTGGAGCACTTCACAGAACGTTCAACGTGGAGCCACTCTATCTTCAGCACGAGAATTCTGGGTTGGCCATCGATTACATG CACTGGCAGATTCCGCTGAGCAAACGATTCCGCGCTCTGAAGCTATGGTTCGTACTGCGAAGCTTCGGCATCAAGGGACTTCAGAAGCACATCCGCGAGGGCGTCCGACTTGCACAGAAGTTCGAGGCTCTTGTACTGGCTGATCACCGGTTCGAAATCCCCGCAGCACGTCATCTGGGAATGGTCGTTTTCCGACTCCGCGGTGAAAATGACCTTACGGAGAAGCTGCTCAAGAGGTTGAACCACCGCGGGAACATGCACGCCGTTCCGGCTTCACTGAAGGGCAAGTACGTGATCCGGTTTACAGTGACTTCGACCTACACGAACAACGAGGACATCCTGAAGGACTGGAACGAGATCCGGCTGGTGACCAGCGAGCTTCTGCAGGAGTTGGACGTCAAGATCGCCGACAGGTCGCGCGTTCCGTTGAAAG ATACGCGCGAGAAGAACGAAGCGTTCGGGTCGAGCCTGCTGCTGGCCAACTCGCCCATGTCACCGAAGATCGTGAACGGCTCATTTGCGGCCATCTTCGACGCGGACGAGTTCCTGGCCAAGGTGTACGCCGGCATCAGGATTTCG AACCAGGACTCCCCGGCGATGCGACGCCGCGTGCGCGGGATCCTGATGTCCGGCAAGCAGTTCTCGCTCGACTCCCGGATGGACCTCGTCGTGCAGGGCATCAGCCCGGGCGAGGTCAAGAACGGGATCGAGTCCAAGGCCATCACCGAAGACTGCGAAGAGGTTTGGGAAG CTTGTGAGCAGATGGAAATTGTCGACCAAG ATGTCCTCCTGGAGTCCCTGGACGCCCAGTTCCTGCTACCGATCCCCCTGCTCTCACCCTGTCCGCCATCGCTGACGCCGACACCCCCATCCAGCCCACGTCATCACCATCAGCAACGCCAGCTCCGCTCGCACTCGGTCGACGCGGGCATCGTTCATGCCCAGAGTAAGCTGCTGAGCCGGGCCGCCGCCGTCACCTTCAACTCCACCTCGTCCAACTCGAGCCTGCTAAATCTGCTGCTCAAACCGTGCAGCAAGTCTGAACCTTACTTTTCGTCCGAATCTCTCGCCTCAACTCCACCGATTTCGCCAAACTCCACGGCCAAAGTGTCGTACGACTCGAATTTGGACTCGATCGACGAAAATCTTCCGGTGGCCAGGTTCAGTCAGAGTCCCAAGCGTCGTTGTTCGGACAATTCGCACCTGTTTTCGATGGCGCGGCCAAATGTATTTCCGGAGAAGCGACAATCCGAACCAACCATCCGGTACGCGTTCTACAATAAAAGTTTCGACATTCTGTGTCCGCGGCAGCAACCGGCCAAGGTTCTGTCCCAGAACGATCTCTCTAAGCGACCCTTTCGGAGGCAAATCTCCACGATCGACGAAATATTCGTGGACGATGAACACAGCGCAGAGCTTCAGCAACGCAAGCTGAAGTTGATGGCGCCAAAGTTTAAGTGTTGCGTGTCGGACGAGGACGGACGGTGCATCAACTATGATCCAATTTATCACAATCACGAGGTGGATCTGAGTGAGGACGAACTGTTGAGGCAGGTGCTCTGTTTTGAGGAGAATTTCGTCGAACGGTGTGAGCAGATTTGTCCCCAACAGCAAGAGCAGGATGAGAATGAAAATGAGGAAGAGTGTATGGACGATGGCGGTTGTGTTGCCAGCAATGTGGAATCGCCGCGGATTGTGAACAACTCGGGGAAGGGGGTTTGTGACGACGAGATTATCTACGAGAATGCGAGGGTTTGTCGGAAGTGTGGTCACTACACGGTGACGTTATAA